The genomic window CTACCTGGTGTGCCGCCTGCAGGCTTTCCTATCAGTCCATGGAAGTGATGCCATCCTCAGCTGTTGTCTGTCACCTCTCTGTTAGTTTTAGCTTCTTGTATTGGTGGGCCTGTGTTTAGTTCTTACATACTTGTCCTTTCTTCCCCCCTTCTGGTAACAATGTAGCCACTCCATTCTCTCTGGAAAGCTGCTACTCCGTGTATCTTTTTCCaccctttcttcttcattgtGTTGCTGATAGGTGTGGACTTTTACTTACAGTTTTCTGTATTGTTGTGTTAAACAAGTATTTAATTCCTTATGACCTCTCTTTTGGTTGTCAACAACATAGACATTTGTTTATCTCCCAAGTCCAAAGCTCCTGCCTACACAAGATCGTGGAGTTCAGAACCCCAGCCAAACACCGTGGTACCACAGTCTCCAACCACAAGCTATTGTTCTAGAGTTACAAGTTGTCTTGGAGGAGTTTCTTTGGCATTGACATGCAACACTTAATTTCTAGTGTTTCTCATCTAAAACAGGCTGTTGATTGATAACTAACTCCTTGGAAAGTGTGTTTTGTTTAGGCAGCTGTGTTTTGAGTAACATAATGGAGGTTTTCAGATACTAAACATGCCTGGGCCACCTACCCTTGTGGCTCTGCTGAAGTTTAGAGATATAATGAAGAAGACGCAAGAAGCATCAAAGCCAAAGAGGACCAAGCATTCATGGAAGTCAGACAGAACTGGGCTGGgagcttgcttttgttttctgggctttggttttttgagacaaggtcctggTACATATATTTCAGGTTGAACTGGAACTCGagggttctcctgcctcagtttcttgaatGTTAGGATTACAGACGTGTGCTACTAGGCacagttgtatttgtgtgtgtttttatcttttaaattttttgtttggtttttgaggcagggtcctaTGCTACCCAGGCTATGTTAaaccctgctcctcctgccttcatctgAAGTACTGAGATTCCAGGCATGTGGTCCCCAGCCCCAggactttttggtttttttacttttttttaatttcaagaatTTTCTAGTTTTCCAGTTACTATCTTCTCAATTGATTAGAAgtttgttgtttaatttccatAAACATGTGGCATTCCTTATGTTAACCATTTCTTTAAGTCATCCTAAGCACATTGAGCTGTGTGTCAGGGAACCAGCCACTCTTCAGTTCTGTCCTGAACTGAAttaaacccaaggccttgcacatgctgagtgtgtgagtgtatgttctTCCACTGACCTGCACCCTACCCTTCAATAAACATCCGGGTCTTGGGGTACAAGGGTGGGGTGGCTATCAGAAACCTTGTTAACTTCCAGAGCTTTGAAGTTTGTTGTTGGTTACTACTGTGCACAGTGGTTCTCACTCTCCCTTCTTGAAGGCTCTCCCTGCAGGACACTGTTGTGAGGATGGATGTGCTGTCCTTCACAAGGCTGTTCCCAGTCTCTGTCTTGCATCTGCTCTTAACTGTTTCTACACACAGGGGCATGCCAATCTGGAATAGGAGCTGTTGAGTCAAGGGTGTGTGTgattattcctttttttctttctattacttTTGTGCATCCATATTCACCTTTAAATCACTGACCTAAAAAAAATATGAACTAGGAAATAGCATTTTTACAATTCAGGTAGCTGGCTGGTACATACCTTTCCCCAGGATTGAAAGAGCACCTGCACTGTGTGTTAAACTCCCAGTGTCAGTGGTTCTGGTCTGGCACTTGAGCTATCTACCTGGTGAGATACATGCAGCTTTTTTATTTATGCAGCTTCAGGATGCAATTGTAGGTCAAAGACCTCTTGTATATTTCTGTCTTAAGGTGACGTTGCAGCATCAGAGATGGGGTGGAAGGAGAAAGTGTAAGGTGTGATTCAAGACTGGTTAGTTACCCTGGCGATTTCCGTATTCTGCTTTTCAGTGGATCTCCCTGACTTTATTATAAGAAAGATTTGTTGGTGTGACTGTCAGGGTGGGGCTGCCCTGAGTAGGACAAGGGGAAGGCCCTTGTCCTACTCAGCTGGCCCCTATCCACAGGGTTTCTACCCAGCTCCCTGGCTCACTATAATGGCTGTGGTTCATGGTCTCTGAGTCAGGAGAAAGCGGTCAGAGTATCTGGGTCCAAGGTGGATGGGGGTGGTGCTTTCAGCTCTTCAGAAGAAAGGCAGCTGCTGGCCCTTGGGATTCAACAGCTTCTCCTGGCGCTTAAGGCTGTGGGTCCCCAGGGTGgactggggagaggggaagaggcagGACAAGCAGGCTGCTGAGAAGGGTGGAGGGAGCTAGCCCAGGCTTCATAGATGAGGGTTGTGAGTAGGGCTGGCTAAATCCAGCCCTCAAGGGCCAGACTGAGCTCTAGCTCTCAGCCTTGTCCTAGGAGCAGCTGTAGGGCTGCCATAGGAGAGTGCAGACGTGGAGGTGCTGGGGCTGATGCAGACCCAACTGACCGGGCCACAGGGACAGCAAGGCAGATAGTTATAAAAATGGGTATCAGAATGAATTTGGAAACTAAATAGTAGGTTGTAAACCAGGTTTGAGATGTTTCTGTCAGAGGTCATACTGGGCTTGAGGAGGCTACATGACGGCATTAGGATCTTATCTCTGTCCATACTGTGGAACAGCAGGCAAGGACACATGCTTTATCTTCCTGAGCTACCCCAACAGCCTGAGGCAGCTGGGCTGTAGTCATCACATTCTACAAAGGAAAAAGGAGTATCTATCTGCTTACTGAGACTTGCCATGAATCACCTCCTGGCCTCCGATCCAACACATAGTGCTGTGTGGCCAGAATTTAGCCAATGTGACCAGCAGCCCCTTCTAAGGAAGCAAAACTtagtaagaaaggaaaactccaGGCTGAATTTCATGTATcctaagctggcttcaaactcacaatgtagccAAGAACAATCCTGAACTTTAAGTTGGCCTGCCTTTACCTGGTGAGCCCTGGGGTTTATGTGAACCCTCGGGTTGCAGGCATATGCTACCATACCCAGGGGTCTCCAGTCTGACGGGGCACCCAAGACCCAAGCTAAAAACTAGACAAATGGATCTACCTGCACAGAACTGGTCAAAGCAGAGTTGTAGGACTGTACAACTAGAGAGCTCCCCAGAAACAGTAGAATCTGCACCCCAAAACTCACCAGATGTCACGTgtggagaaagccagctgagagGCCAGAACTGAGTAAGCCTAGGGGGGTTCCTTCTAAGCCCTGCACCCAGCACCCGCTTACCCTCCAGACCTAGTCTTCCTTCTGTCACAGATGACCACAGTTCTGTGCTGTGTAATGGTTTCCTCAGACGCTATTTAAACAGGAAGGTAAATAACACAAAATAGCTTCAGAAAGTTCCTATAAGGGACTATAGTCACTAAGCCCCTCCCTACCAGAGTAAACAATGAAAGTTGAGAGCCAGCCTCAGAGGAGCTGAGCTGCCAAGAGACTCAGATAGTCCAACCTGCAAATAAGACTCTGAGACCAGTTCAGCTACCTGGGAGAAGCCTAAGCCAGCTAAGCTTCCTGaaagaggtttagaccaactgagaAAGCTGGAAAGACATTCTTCAGCCTtggagctgcctgcaggctatgcagtgtgctccaggctcCCAAGTTTTGAGAGCTGTCATCCATGCTGGGGTGGACCTTGGTGATTCAGCaatgtctttgagtcatttctgctcctgtacgTAACTCCTCACCCgcactcctgtaagtaacctcagTAAAACTCACTGGCTTACCAGGTGATGACAACACATGccatgaagcagaggcaggtggatctctgagtttgaggccagcctggtctacagagtgagtttcaggacagccaggcttacacagagaaaccttgtcacacacacacacacacacacacacacacacacacacacacacacctcactagCTCAccagttggactttggtggttcCTCTATTTTGCTCTGTCATGGGATCTCTGTATGGGTGAATAAATGTGTGTATTGCATCTCTCTAGAAATGTCTTGTCACACAACATTCTGTCGCAGGCAAAGGGCTGTATACACAGACGCCAGCAAGATAGACTACAGGGACCCAGGGAATGCCAGGAAGTAGCCACTAGTCCATGTCGTGGCATGTGTCAGTGAACCCAGAGATGGAAGGAGGTGTTGTGTGTGGTGGGCTCACTGCTTCCCAGCCTCATAGCCACTGACCCACATTCTCTACTCAGTTCCAAAGCCTGGTGTAGATATTGAAGAGTCCGTAAGTGTAAGTAGCCGTATTTGGGACAGAGCCTCAGCAAATGAGCTGACCCCACTCCCAATACTCATTTGGATGTTGAAGAGCCCTGTCCAGCCAAAATTCATTACCACATGCCAGAGTAACTAGGCTTCTGGGAAGCACAGCTGCCTGCTCTACCTTGTCTTCTTCCGGGGAGAACTCTGCATTGTATCAACATTCCCAGCTCAGCTCACCAAGGCTGGCTGGCATAAGGAAACAAGGCCCTAAGGGGgccttgggtctttttttttagGGTCAGCTGGCAGCTGCTTTCCCTCTCGTGCACAGGTTTCACTGAGCATAGACACAGAGGAAGCTTGCAGTGAGACCCTTACCCTCACTCCCACTCGTGCTCCATGGTATCTTGCTGTGTGGGCTAGGGTTGCCTGTGTTGGCCCAGGAGAGATCTCCACGTTTTGGAGGCGGGCAGGATGGGGCAGGACTATGgtatgtcctctcctatttcgGGAGGGAGTGGCTTCTGGCTGGGCAGCTCCTGCACAGGCCAAGCCTCCAgtgatttgatttgattccaAGAGTCTTCTGGAATCTTCTGGAGCCTTTTAGGACTTGCCTGTTGCCAACCTAAGTCTTAGAGGCCCAGCCCTCAGCAGCAAGGCTAGAAATATCCTCCAACCCATCACCTCTCACAATTAAATGTATCCCACTTCTTGCACGGCTCTCACTCCCTGACCACAGGAATAAGAGTATTGCACAACTGAACTAGAAGGCTGGACCTGCTGCTTACATAAGGGCTGGCAAACATCAGGTCAGGACAGGAAACTCTAGGCCCAGAAGGTCTGGAAGTAGAAAGTGGGCTGGCTGGAATCAGGCACCAGGTCTCTGCTGGTGAGGAAAGCTAGGGGCATTGTCTCAGGGATATCTTCAAGGGGCAGGTTGGCTTcacgcaccccccccccaactgccAGATGCACTGCTCTTACCTGCCCCATGGCCTTCGATGACTATGACGCCAGTTCTGAGCACTCTGACCTGTGCCAGTCACTGCAGTTCATTCTCAACCTGACTCTCAACGGAAGTTAGCTGACTAGAGTCAAGACCCCTCCACTGTGCTTAGGAAACAGGAGGACTCCTTCAGGTGTCCTCCTGTTTCCTGAGCAAGAAGCCAAGCCCCATAGTGGAGCACAACAGGCTCTTTCGTTCTTTCCAGGGAGAGCCAGGGACCCTGGAACAGACCTAAGAACAGTTGCCTCCCTGGCCCTCGCCACAGCCaacccccttttccttctccagttTCCACCCCTACTGATGTACAAAATCTCCCAAAGCTGGCACAGGCTGCAACGTATCTCCCTGTAGTCATAGGTGGTTCTGTATCTGCTCTGGTGTGTGTGCAGCCACAGCTTCAGGCCACTCCTGGGTTCCTTGCATTCAGCGCACAGGAACTATCTACATATGCGCACAATTGTTGCAGACGAGTGATGCACCAGAATAGGTCATTGGTCTTCCAATCGGGCTATTAGACTACAGGGCAGGTGGTTACACCTCACCCCTCGAAGTCCAGCTCTGGGAAGCGGGATGCTTTTCCAATCCACAAGTAGCCTgcttgggggtgggagtggggggcagttGGTGGGACAGGATGTAGAAGACAATGAGCAGCAGCGGAGAACTCCATTTGGAGCTCAGCAGTGCCAGGCTGCAAGAGGGGAAAAGGCCTCACTTCGGAGAGAGCGGGGACTTGGACCCGTGCTGGATCAGCTCCCAAGGCGATCCCCAAGAGAGAAAGGGTGCAAGCTACGAGAGTGACCATGAGACACTAATACTGATGGCAAACTAGACCTAACAGCTCTGAAGTCCCTGCTCAGGGAGACACACAGATGGGTAAGAACCCGAGTGGACAGGAAGGCGGGATCCGCATCCTACGGCGCCAGAGCCTTCGGAAAAACGCCCGCGAGGCTTCCTGTGGTTTATTAAGAGTTCTGCAAAGTGCCTGGAGCAGGCCACGGGAGCCTCCCGTTTGGCCCCTGCGCACACTCGTTTATAAATTTCTCTTCTGTAGGAACCGGCTATATACAGGACCAACGACTGAAACCTTAGAAAAGAGGCGGCCGCGCTCGCCTTTGGTCCTCTGACTGCGAGGCCGCATGGTGCGGTCCCCACCGGGGTCCTGGCACCGAGGTTCAGAGGTGGGGCGCATAGAAGGCGGGCGCGCCGTAGGTCTGCGAGCCCAGCACGAAGGGCGAGAGCACGGCCGGGCTGGACAGAAAGGGCAGCTGCGCGGCGCACACCAGCCCTCCGGGGCTGTGCGCCGGGTACCCGGCCGGGCCGTGCAAGGCGAGCGGCGCACCCATGGGCGGCGAGGGGCTGAGGGGACTGAGGCCGCCGGGCAGCCCCGCGCCGGGCCCCGCTCCCGGGCCGGGGCCCCCACCGCCGCCGGTCGGCGCGCTGGTGTCAGCGCCTGGGTTTTGCTTCTTCCACTTGGTTCGGCGGTTCTGGAACCAGATCTTCACCTGCGTCTCGGTGAGGCTCAGCGACAGCGCCAGATTGAGGCGCTCGCACACGGACAGGTAGCGAGTGGCTTTAAACTTGTTCTCCAGCGCCACGAGCTGCTCGTAGGTGAAGGCGGTGCGCGCTCGCCGCGGCTTCCCGGACTTCGAGTCCGAGCCCGTGCGCTTCCGCTTGGGCTTGGTGGCCACGGCGGCGCCCTGCGGGGTGCTCCCCGCGCTCCCCGCTCCTGCAGCAGTTGCAGGCGGGCCCGGGGCTCCGGGCGAGTTCCCGCGGGGCCCTGGGACCGCAGCCTCGTCCACGGGGGAAGCCTCGACCTCGGCCGCTCCGGGGCAGCCCGACCCGCGGGCCCCGAGACCGCCGCTGCCTCCCCGAGGCTCCTCGGTGCCCTGAGCATCCTGCACCTCGGGCGCTTCGTCCTCGTCCTCATCCTCGGGCGCTTCATCCTCGCTGTCCGCGGTCGGGCTGCGACCACTGCCGCTGCTGTAGCCGTTGGCCTCGGCCTCGTCCGCCCTGTAAGAGTCCCCAGCACCTGCGGACGGCgaaaaggaagagaacagagagtcaGGCCCGCACCCAGCCGCCCTGCCCGCTCCCCCAGTGAGAGATTCTCCTTTAATCGTTGGGTTTCTCCTCTTCCTCGTTTGCCCCTTCCCCAAaggttttcttttcctccctccttgccACAGTTCCTCCTTAGGTTGCTTGCatttcctctctgccttccttcgGAAGGACCCTCTCCGTGGCCAGCTGCTTTTGCTGCCCCATCCGCAGTCCTCGCCTCCGCCTTTAGGGCTGCGGTGCGCGGGCGGCCCTCGGAGTGTACAGCGGAGAAAGAGCTCCAATCGATTCACGGGGCAGATACAAACTTAATTAAACTCATTTTGTGTAATGTACAAACTAGTTAAAGTCCATTTAATTTATTTCGGCGTATATTACCTTCCAATTACAGCGGGCGCGGGGCCAGCCAATTACCGCACAGTTAATAGCTGGAGGGGCTGGAGGCCTGGGGTGGGGTCGGCCGGCTGTGAGGAGGCCACTTCTGAAGACCAAAATCGGTCCTCTTGGAGCTGTCCCTACCTCAGGCTTTAGGCCCTGAAAACTAGGCATCTCAAAATACTGGCTTCCCGGCCGGCCTCTGGGGCCCATTAACCAGCTCCCCAGAGACACTGTCTGAAGCGGGCTTCATCTTCCCCTGAGCTGGTGGAGTTtggaggctggggaagggcacTCTGAACCTCTAAGCAGGAGCCTGGTAGGGAGTATGAACACCAGTCCcgcagcatccagagagaagctgCCGCCATGACTGCATCTTGTCTCTGAAATTTGCTAGGCTGTTTGTCTGCTATGCAGGAATCTGAGGACCGTTCATGCCCTTCACCCACAGGTGGTCTTTAAATGCCAGAGGAGACCTCCACGCTTTCCAACCCAGCGCCGGTGTTCAGCTCTCAGGTCGAGTTGGCCCTGACATACTGGAACATAAAATCGCAACTCGCAAATACCCCAGCTCAAATGACCCAGGTCTCATGAAGACTGCGGGTGTCCTGTCCTCAACTCCTAAGTCTTAGCAGGGCAACTATTCCCTTAGGCGACCCATAGCCAGTCATCCATGCCCCAGCCCTGCCTGGCTGCCCTCTCCAACTGTGCAgcgctctctccctccctacacAGCTCCAGAAAGCAGCCGCGGGTTCCTGGTAGACCAACTCCTTGGCGGAGAGAGGGGTCCAACTGCTGCCTGCCGGGCCTGCTCTTCCTCCCTCTAGGAACGGAAGGTCAATGCAACCGCGCTGGTAGAGCTGGCGGCCCCAGTCCAGTTCTCCCTGAGCGTTCTGGTCTGTCAGAGGCGCAGGGGCCAGGAAGTTAGAGGGAGGACGGAGGAGGGGCACAAAAAGCAATCAGGAACTGGTCGAATGCAATTCGCGATCAATAGCGGCCCCTAATAAGTGTAATAGGTTTTAATCGAGTAATTATCCGAATTTTGACCCTATAATTTAGATGTTCGGGGGGAGTTTGCAAGGTGCTTGAAAGAGATATGCATGCGCCGTAATGGGATATCGACCGCAAAGGGGGCGCGGGCCGCCCCATTACCGGCCGCTTTCCGCCGCTAAGCACATTTCCCTTTAACTGTAATCGAAGGGATTTAATTGTTTTTCCAGAGATAACCAGCGTTTTGTCACAATTAGTCTGATTTGTCCAAAGGGGGAGGACTAGGGAGGCCACGGTGGGGGTGGGTAAGTCACCAAGCCAGGCGCCGCATGTCCCTTTGCCTCCAGCAACAACTACCCTCCAACACCCGAGACTGACTAGGCGAATCCTGGACCGTTGTGACAACCCCCCAAGCCCCAGATTTGGCCCAGCAGAACCTTTCCTGAAGCGTGTAGCAGTGAGGGCCCTAGAGTCCGGGTCGGGAGGAGGCCACGGATGCTCGGGGCGGACCCCGCGCTCTGCGAACTTTCCACAGAGCCCAACAGCACCGGGTCAGGCCCAGCTCGCCACGGGGTCCCTGGAGCATAAACATTccggagcagtcagtgtcctcgCCCCCAGCGTCCATATACTCACTTGTAGTCTCAGCTCCCGCGGCCGCTGCGACTCCTGAGGCGGCGGAAAGGGCTCGGCGTTCTAGCTCTGCGCGCGGCGAACGTCCGGAGGCAGCCGGGACCGCGACACACGCGGCCGGGGCGCATGGGGCACACGTAGCGGGCACCACAGGGCCCAGTAGCACGCACCGGCGTCTCCTACTGTTGAACTTGTTGGGATCTAGGATGTCCAGCACGGAGAAGGAGGTGGGGCGCGGGGGCGCGGCGGGCCGAGCCACTCCAGCCCCCTCTGGCACCGCGGGCACAGTGTCGCTGGCCGCAAGCGGTGGGACTCCAGCCCGGGGGAAGATGGGCAGCTCAGCTCGTCCATCCATAGCGTCCCGAGCTGTAGCTGCAGGAGCCGGCGGTGCGGGCCCCGAGGCGGGCCCGGGCGGTGGCGGTGGCAACGCGGGGACGTCCCCAGGTGCCGCCGGGCCGCTGGTACTCATGCCGGCCTCGGGCCGCTCAGGCGGCTCGGGCCCCGCTACCTACTGGGATCCCATCCCTGCGCCCCGAAAAATCAGCCTCAGCCCAGCTGTTCTTGGCGCTGCGTCCCGCTTGGCTAGTGCTGCCTGGCGTTGCCTCCGCCACCGCTTCAGGCGCCCGCCGCGCCCGGCCAGTGCATTTATGGCGGCCCCGCCGGAGGCGCCCACGCGCCCACACTCCGCACACACGTGCGCCCGCAGGCGGCCGCGGGGTTCCGCTACCCTCGTTAGCGCTCACGCCTAATTGGCTGCGAACGGTCCCAAGCGGAGTAGGCGGGCCCGGTGCGGGACTCACGGACTGAGccgcagagacagacagacggacgccCTGCCGGGAGCCAGAGCACAGTCCACTGGAGGCTGTGGTGGTCAGCACCTTGCCGCTGCGCCTCCGCGGGGCTGGAAACTGCGTGCCCGCCTCCTCGACGAAGGGGGAGGAGACAGCCGGGCTTTTAAATAATTGCGGGATCGGTTGGCGGTGGAGGGCTGCGGAGGCCCCAGGACGTGTGAACCCGTTAGCCCCGAGTTGGCCTGGACATCCCAGCTCAGGGTACCGCTAGGGCAGGTCTCTCCTGCTGCCGTGGCATGCGGGACTCTGGGCTACCGTGGCACCCGGGTATCCCGCGCCTTCCGCTGCTGGGACgggagagggagagtgggggGCTCTTGCAGGTTCTGGGTCTCTGCAGGGTCTTCAGCCCTTTGTGGGGCGTATTCCCAGAGTTTCTGTTTCCGCTGCCCTCAATTGCGGTTTTTCGCGTCTGGAGCAATCTGGTCAGGATCTCTGTCCCTCCATCCTCACCAGCTCTGACTCCCGCCCCCTTGGCTGGATCAAATTAGGGACGACACGAAATCCCCGCAAGGGGCGGGGCTGGCGCCCGCGAGTGACGCTCATTAGAAGTGGAATCGAAATGAGCAGGGCTAGACCGCTGTCCTGGTCCCCGCCCCCCGAAAGGGTGACCGAAAAATCGCACAAATAGCAGGTGGCCTACATAAAGATCGATAC from Arvicanthis niloticus isolate mArvNil1 chromosome 7, mArvNil1.pat.X, whole genome shotgun sequence includes these protein-coding regions:
- the Nkx1-1 gene encoding NK1 transcription factor-related protein 1 is translated as MSTSGPAAPGDVPALPPPPPGPASGPAPPAPAATARDAMDGRAELPIFPRAGVPPLAASDTVPAVPEGAGVARPAAPPRPTSFSVLDILDPNKFNSRRRRCVLLGPVVPATCAPCAPAACVAVPAASGRSPRAELERRALSAASGVAAAAGAETTSAGDSYRADEAEANGYSSGSGRSPTADSEDEAPEDEDEDEAPEVQDAQGTEEPRGGSGGLGARGSGCPGAAEVEASPVDEAAVPGPRGNSPGAPGPPATAAGAGSAGSTPQGAAVATKPKRKRTGSDSKSGKPRRARTAFTYEQLVALENKFKATRYLSVCERLNLALSLSLTETQVKIWFQNRRTKWKKQNPGADTSAPTGGGGGPGPGAGPGAGLPGGLSPLSPSPPMGAPLALHGPAGYPAHSPGGLVCAAQLPFLSSPAVLSPFVLGSQTYGAPAFYAPHL